A portion of the Gemmatimonas sp. UBA7669 genome contains these proteins:
- a CDS encoding glycine--tRNA ligase: MSGFPDVMDKLVSLCKRRGFIFQSSEIYGGTGSVWDYGPLGVELKKNIKDRWWNAMVRSRDDIEGLDAAILMHPRTWEASGHVAGFVDPLVDCKTCKGRFRADKLEDARCPQKPSKQPGQHEACALTEARQFNLMFKTHMGALEESASIVYLRPETAQGIFVNFLNVQQSMRQKVPFGIAQIGKAFRNEITPGNFIFRTREFEQMEMQFFVEPGTDMEWFETWKALRMQWHLDLGLSADRLRFHQHGANELAHYARAAFDVTFDFGGTLGYQEIEGVHNRSDFDLTQHQQYSNKKLEYFDQVNNKRYVPYVIETSVGADRVTLAALVNAYREEAVEGEAEGRVVLGLHPSIAPIKAAVFPLTKKDGQPEMARKIVDDLRGAFPVDYDETGSIGKRYRRQDEVGTPFCITVDGQSTGDQTVTVRDRDSLAQDRVDVSQLKGYLAGKLVG; this comes from the coding sequence ATGTCCGGCTTCCCCGATGTGATGGACAAGCTTGTGTCGCTGTGCAAGCGACGTGGCTTCATCTTCCAGTCGTCCGAGATTTACGGCGGCACGGGTTCGGTCTGGGACTACGGGCCGTTGGGCGTGGAACTCAAGAAGAACATCAAGGATCGCTGGTGGAACGCGATGGTGCGTTCGCGTGATGACATCGAGGGGCTCGACGCGGCCATCCTCATGCATCCGCGCACCTGGGAAGCGAGCGGGCACGTGGCCGGCTTCGTGGACCCGCTGGTGGACTGCAAGACCTGCAAGGGGCGTTTCCGCGCCGACAAGCTGGAAGACGCGCGCTGCCCGCAGAAGCCGAGCAAGCAGCCGGGCCAGCACGAGGCCTGCGCCCTGACGGAAGCGCGCCAGTTCAACCTGATGTTCAAGACGCACATGGGCGCGCTCGAGGAGAGCGCGAGCATCGTCTATCTGCGCCCGGAAACGGCGCAGGGCATCTTCGTGAACTTCCTCAACGTGCAGCAGTCGATGCGCCAGAAGGTGCCGTTCGGCATCGCGCAGATCGGCAAGGCGTTCCGCAACGAGATCACGCCCGGCAACTTCATTTTCCGCACGCGTGAGTTCGAGCAGATGGAGATGCAGTTCTTCGTCGAACCCGGCACCGACATGGAGTGGTTCGAGACCTGGAAGGCGCTGCGTATGCAGTGGCATCTCGATCTCGGGCTCTCGGCGGACCGTCTGCGCTTCCATCAGCATGGCGCGAACGAACTGGCGCACTACGCCCGCGCGGCGTTCGACGTGACCTTCGATTTCGGGGGCACGCTGGGATACCAGGAAATCGAGGGCGTGCACAACCGCAGCGATTTCGACCTCACGCAGCACCAGCAGTACTCGAACAAGAAGCTCGAGTACTTCGACCAGGTGAACAACAAGCGCTATGTGCCCTACGTCATCGAGACGTCGGTGGGCGCGGATCGTGTCACGCTGGCCGCACTGGTGAACGCGTACCGCGAAGAGGCGGTGGAGGGAGAGGCCGAGGGCCGTGTGGTGCTGGGTCTGCACCCGAGCATCGCGCCCATCAAGGCGGCGGTGTTCCCGCTCACCAAGAAGGACGGCCAGCCCGAGATGGCGCGCAAGATCGTGGACGACCTGCGTGGGGCGTTCCCGGTGGACTACGACGAGACGGGCTCGATCGGCAAGCGGTATCGTCGTCAGGACGAGGTGGGCACGCCGTTCTGCATCACCGTGGATGGGCAGAGCACGGGCGATCAGACGGTCACGGTGCGTGACCGCGACTCCCTGGCGCAGGACCGGGTGGACGTGTCGCAGCTCAAGGGGTATTTGGCGGGCAAGCTGGTCGGCTGA
- a CDS encoding GxxExxY protein codes for MESLDTLSGQVIGAAIDIHRALGPGLLESVYEELLCLELRVRGLEFKRQVPIALNYKGLQIERAFRLDLLVEDALPVELKCTDRLSAVYEKQLLTYLRLMNRPIGLLINFGQYRLVDGVTRIVNNYQPEE; via the coding sequence ATGGAATCGCTCGACACCCTCAGCGGCCAGGTCATTGGCGCCGCCATCGACATTCACCGGGCACTCGGGCCGGGGCTACTGGAGTCGGTATATGAGGAGTTGCTGTGCCTCGAACTCCGAGTAAGGGGGCTGGAGTTCAAACGGCAGGTTCCCATTGCACTCAACTACAAGGGCCTGCAGATCGAGCGAGCGTTTCGACTCGACCTGTTGGTGGAGGACGCACTACCAGTGGAGCTCAAGTGCACCGATCGTCTCTCTGCCGTCTACGAAAAACAACTGCTTACCTACCTGCGTCTCATGAACCGCCCGATCGGGCTGCTGATCAACTTCGGGCAATATCGGCTGGTGGATGGCGTGACCCGAATCGTGAACAATTATCAGCCGGAAGAATGA
- a CDS encoding VPS10 domain-containing protein, with protein sequence MSMRSLTWLALPALTLLQPPATRPAARPASTAAAPRAALAPVTLDSAFLSAFRWRNIGPDRGGRSIAASGVKGRKQEAYFGATGGGLWKTTNGGETWMPVTDGQITSASVGAVAVSESNPDIVYIGMGESAIRGNIMPGDGIYKSSDAGKTWKHVGFRTVDAISKIRIHPTNPDIVYAAVFGKYSTTSEERGVYKSTDGGATWKRVLFRDARSGAVDIALDRTNPQVLYAALWEAYRKEYQMSSGGPGSGLYKSTDGGETWTEITRAKGLPSGLVGKIGVALTAANPNRVYALIENENGGLFKSDDAGASWTLVNSDRNIRQRAFYYTHLFADHKNADRVYIQNVSFFRSDDAGKTLTSIGQGSHGDWHDLWVNPDDPDHLVAGNDGGGAVTFNGGRAYSAQDFPTEQWYHVITTKHVPFHVCGSQQDNSTLCTPMNWNLGRQNAAPGQEAQGGMAVSYQVGGGEPGYIAPDPLDLDVFYAGTNNGGYVDKFNKRTGLSREVNPYPWFYSGEPSKEIKERWQWTFPILFSQVDPKLLFVSSQRLWATRDGGRTWMNLSGDLTRHAPETQEKSGGPITGDMNGPEVYGTIFSVGPSKKDVNTIFTGSDDGLVFVTRNFGKTWTNITPKDMPEFGRVSQLDASSHDAGTVYMSVRRPLLDDRKPYIFKTTDYGRTWTKIVNGLGAEDYVHAVREDPTRRGLLYAATQHGVYISYDDGANWQSLKLNLPDVPVADLIVERDELVIGTHGRGFWVMDNIAPLRQATPAVQAASRHLFAPAVGLRSSPGVTLSWRFATRPVRGTLAILDSAGSVVREFTGDTAMQATAGGGGRRRGTSSTFPLAAGLTRFTFDLRSTGIESFPGMILWGAGTAGPALPPGRYTVRLTADGEELKAPLRIQRSPLIPDVTDADLRRQYAFGKQVRDKTNEAQRAVIEIRRVKAQLDDRYKRANDEAALKAKGESLRKNASAVEENVYQVRNQSGQDPLNFPIKVNNRLANLLAMSERGDGPPGTYMPEILGILSKELAGYQATLDRVWKTDLPAVNAELARLKLPPVDPKCTVVTGCSATP encoded by the coding sequence ATGTCCATGCGTTCTCTCACCTGGCTGGCGCTGCCGGCGTTGACGCTGCTGCAGCCACCCGCGACACGTCCTGCCGCGAGACCGGCCTCCACGGCCGCTGCGCCGCGCGCCGCGCTCGCGCCCGTCACGCTCGACAGCGCATTTCTGTCGGCATTTCGCTGGCGCAACATTGGTCCTGATCGCGGTGGACGATCCATCGCTGCGAGCGGCGTGAAGGGCCGCAAGCAGGAGGCCTACTTCGGCGCCACGGGTGGTGGGCTCTGGAAGACCACCAACGGCGGCGAGACCTGGATGCCCGTCACCGACGGTCAGATCACGAGTGCGTCGGTGGGCGCGGTGGCCGTGAGCGAGTCGAATCCGGACATCGTGTACATCGGCATGGGTGAAAGTGCCATTCGTGGCAACATCATGCCCGGTGATGGCATCTACAAGAGCAGCGACGCCGGCAAGACATGGAAGCATGTTGGCTTCCGCACGGTGGACGCGATCTCCAAGATCCGCATTCATCCCACCAATCCGGACATCGTCTACGCCGCGGTGTTCGGCAAATACAGCACCACCAGCGAAGAGCGTGGCGTGTACAAGAGCACCGACGGCGGTGCCACGTGGAAGCGCGTGCTGTTCCGTGATGCCAGGAGTGGCGCGGTAGACATCGCCCTCGATCGGACCAATCCGCAGGTGCTGTATGCGGCCTTGTGGGAAGCATACCGCAAGGAGTATCAGATGTCCTCGGGTGGTCCGGGCTCCGGTCTCTACAAGAGCACCGATGGCGGCGAGACCTGGACGGAAATCACGCGCGCCAAGGGTCTCCCTTCGGGATTGGTCGGCAAGATCGGTGTGGCGCTCACGGCAGCCAATCCGAACCGCGTGTACGCGCTGATCGAGAACGAAAACGGCGGCCTGTTCAAGAGCGACGACGCGGGTGCGTCATGGACCCTCGTCAATAGTGACCGCAACATCCGGCAGCGCGCGTTCTACTACACGCACCTGTTCGCCGATCACAAGAACGCCGATCGTGTGTACATCCAGAACGTGTCGTTCTTCCGCTCGGATGACGCCGGCAAGACACTCACGAGCATTGGTCAGGGCAGTCATGGTGACTGGCACGACCTCTGGGTGAATCCCGACGATCCGGATCATCTGGTGGCAGGCAACGACGGGGGCGGCGCCGTGACCTTCAACGGTGGCCGTGCCTACTCGGCGCAGGACTTCCCCACCGAGCAGTGGTACCACGTCATCACCACCAAGCACGTGCCGTTTCATGTGTGCGGCTCGCAGCAGGACAACAGCACGCTGTGCACGCCCATGAACTGGAACCTCGGGCGGCAGAACGCCGCGCCAGGACAGGAAGCACAGGGTGGCATGGCCGTGTCGTATCAGGTGGGCGGTGGCGAGCCCGGGTACATCGCACCCGATCCGCTGGATCTTGATGTGTTCTACGCCGGCACCAACAACGGCGGTTACGTGGACAAATTCAACAAGCGCACCGGGCTCTCGCGCGAGGTGAATCCGTATCCGTGGTTCTATTCCGGTGAGCCGTCCAAGGAAATCAAGGAGCGCTGGCAGTGGACCTTCCCCATCCTGTTCTCACAGGTGGACCCGAAGCTGCTGTTCGTCTCCTCGCAGCGCCTCTGGGCCACACGCGACGGCGGCCGCACGTGGATGAACCTGAGTGGTGACCTCACACGTCACGCACCGGAAACGCAGGAGAAGTCGGGCGGTCCCATCACGGGTGACATGAACGGTCCCGAGGTGTACGGCACGATCTTCTCGGTGGGCCCGAGCAAGAAGGACGTGAACACGATCTTCACGGGCTCCGACGACGGGTTGGTGTTCGTGACGCGCAACTTCGGCAAGACCTGGACGAACATCACGCCCAAGGACATGCCGGAGTTTGGCCGGGTATCGCAGCTTGATGCCTCGTCGCATGACGCGGGCACGGTGTACATGTCGGTGCGCCGTCCGCTGCTCGACGATCGCAAGCCGTACATCTTCAAGACCACCGACTACGGCCGCACCTGGACCAAGATCGTCAATGGCCTGGGCGCGGAGGACTATGTGCACGCGGTGCGTGAAGACCCGACGCGCCGCGGGCTGCTGTACGCGGCCACGCAGCACGGGGTGTACATCTCCTATGACGACGGCGCCAACTGGCAGAGCCTCAAGCTCAACCTGCCCGACGTCCCGGTGGCCGACCTGATTGTCGAGCGCGATGAACTGGTCATCGGCACGCACGGCCGCGGTTTCTGGGTGATGGACAACATCGCGCCGCTGCGGCAGGCCACGCCGGCGGTGCAGGCGGCGTCACGCCATCTCTTCGCGCCGGCGGTGGGTTTGCGTTCTTCGCCGGGTGTCACGCTGTCGTGGCGCTTTGCCACGCGTCCGGTGCGCGGTACGCTGGCCATTCTCGATTCGGCGGGCAGTGTGGTGCGCGAATTCACGGGCGACACGGCCATGCAGGCCACGGCGGGAGGTGGCGGACGGCGCCGTGGCACGTCCAGCACGTTCCCGCTCGCGGCCGGTCTCACCCGCTTCACGTTTGATTTGCGGTCGACGGGTATCGAGAGCTTCCCGGGCATGATTCTCTGGGGCGCCGGAACGGCGGGACCCGCGCTGCCGCCGGGGCGCTATACCGTGCGTCTCACGGCCGATGGTGAAGAGCTCAAGGCGCCGCTGCGCATTCAGCGTAGCCCGCTCATTCCCGATGTGACCGACGCCGACTTGCGGCGCCAGTATGCCTTCGGCAAGCAGGTGCGTGACAAGACCAACGAGGCGCAGCGTGCCGTCATCGAGATTCGTCGGGTGAAGGCGCAGCTTGATGATCGCTACAAGCGCGCCAACGACGAGGCTGCGCTCAAGGCAAAGGGCGAATCGCTGCGCAAGAACGCCTCGGCCGTTGAAGAAAACGTGTACCAGGTGCGGAACCAGAGTGGTCAGGACCCACTCAACTTCCCCATCAAGGTCAACAACCGCCTGGCCAACCTGCTCGCCATGTCCGAGCGTGGTGACGGGCCGCCAGGCACCTACATGCCAGAAATCCTTGGCATTCTGAGCAAGGAGCTGGCGGGGTATCAGGCCACACTGGATCGCGTCTGGAAGACCGACCTGCCGGCAGTAAACGCCGAGCTGGCGCGTCTCAAGCTGCCTCCGGTCGACCCCAAGTGCACGGTGGTGACGGGCTGCAGCGCCACGCCCTGA
- a CDS encoding SDR family oxidoreductase, with amino-acid sequence MTNPTRLVALVTGASRGIGQAIARRLAPTHDLILAARDAARLEEVAAACRAAGASVDTVSVDLTKPASIAKAFDGRTVDVLVNNAGVAHLKPFLELSAEEWHHQVDVNVNALFHVTRAVLPGMVQRGRGHVCIIGSTAGRNTFVGGTCYVGTKHFVMGFAESLMLEVRDAGVGVSVITPGSVATELFPPGTNTTWMLEPGDVAEAVHFAVTTPPAVLVHRLEVRPLTPKRPRRAP; translated from the coding sequence ATGACCAACCCGACTCGTCTTGTTGCCCTGGTGACCGGGGCCTCTCGTGGCATCGGCCAGGCCATCGCTCGGCGTCTGGCGCCCACCCACGACCTGATTCTGGCTGCGCGCGACGCGGCCCGGCTGGAAGAGGTGGCCGCAGCCTGTCGTGCGGCCGGGGCCTCGGTTGATACCGTGTCTGTCGATCTCACCAAACCGGCCTCCATTGCCAAGGCCTTTGATGGCCGCACGGTGGACGTTTTGGTGAACAACGCCGGCGTGGCACACCTCAAACCCTTCCTCGAGCTGTCGGCGGAGGAATGGCATCATCAGGTGGACGTCAACGTGAACGCGTTGTTCCACGTCACGCGGGCCGTGTTGCCGGGCATGGTGCAGCGCGGCCGCGGACATGTGTGCATCATCGGCAGTACCGCCGGTCGCAACACGTTTGTGGGTGGCACCTGCTATGTGGGTACGAAACACTTCGTGATGGGCTTTGCCGAATCGCTCATGCTCGAAGTGCGTGATGCCGGCGTCGGCGTGTCCGTCATCACGCCCGGTTCGGTGGCCACCGAGCTCTTTCCGCCGGGTACCAATACCACGTGGATGCTCGAACCCGGTGATGTGGCGGAGGCCGTGCATTTCGCGGTCACCACGCCGCCGGCGGTCCTGGTGCATCGCCTTGAGGTGCGGCCCCTCACGCCCAAGCGTCCCCGTCGTGCACCGTAA
- a CDS encoding GAF domain-containing protein, with product MRDARELLAVREVAHAFLLAEQPGDVQQFALDRVTPLLGAQFSLVMQLSSDGDLLRPVAQHEWPAPYRAWIGALRVRVGDGPSGIAVAERRLVEVEDLFAQPELETWHEVARELGFRSILAAPLETADGPIGAVAFYFADATQLSEEQRTLVRLVSDQLAAVTDKVRRVDALRRANAALADANAQLEGQAHEWSQRAWQRARQEQAMVQALQRLTDPTDTRDAADRLRAVRTLTDHAARLLALPGPSTPVRTDEVDPRTPMRDALDRWRARAPMLSMHLVEPTVLLPTMVTDAALLTDALELTLGLAACGACTADGDVRASIRVERGWMALSVEWRGQVVLEPVPSTENGQLTWSGTDHANRAPSSQLPPDPLRILQVRPEALEWVAGSPYAAVKQAVATIDLPLVRAMVQRLGGDLRLDAEAGLDAQSQEIRLVFPITA from the coding sequence ATGCGTGATGCGCGTGAGCTGCTGGCGGTGCGTGAGGTGGCGCATGCGTTCCTGCTGGCCGAGCAGCCAGGTGATGTGCAGCAGTTTGCGCTGGATCGCGTCACCCCGTTGCTGGGTGCGCAGTTCTCGCTCGTCATGCAACTGAGCAGCGATGGTGACCTGTTGCGACCTGTCGCGCAGCACGAATGGCCCGCGCCATACCGGGCGTGGATCGGTGCGCTGCGTGTGCGGGTGGGTGACGGTCCCAGTGGTATTGCGGTGGCCGAGCGACGGCTGGTGGAAGTGGAGGACCTCTTCGCGCAGCCGGAGCTCGAGACCTGGCATGAGGTGGCGCGGGAGCTCGGCTTTCGATCCATTCTTGCCGCGCCACTGGAAACGGCGGACGGGCCGATTGGTGCGGTGGCGTTCTACTTTGCCGACGCCACGCAGCTGAGTGAGGAACAGCGTACGCTGGTGCGGCTCGTTTCCGATCAACTGGCGGCGGTCACCGACAAGGTGCGTCGCGTCGATGCTCTCAGACGGGCCAATGCGGCGCTGGCCGATGCCAACGCACAGTTGGAGGGGCAGGCGCACGAATGGAGTCAGCGAGCCTGGCAGCGTGCACGGCAGGAGCAGGCCATGGTGCAGGCCCTGCAGCGGCTCACCGACCCGACCGATACGCGAGACGCCGCGGACCGCCTGAGAGCGGTGCGCACGCTGACAGATCATGCGGCGCGCCTGCTGGCCCTGCCGGGGCCGTCGACGCCGGTTCGCACGGATGAGGTGGACCCGCGCACACCCATGCGTGATGCGCTGGACCGTTGGCGCGCGCGTGCGCCCATGCTCTCCATGCACCTTGTTGAACCCACGGTGCTGTTGCCCACCATGGTGACCGACGCCGCGCTACTGACGGACGCGCTCGAGCTCACCCTGGGGCTTGCCGCCTGCGGCGCCTGCACTGCGGATGGCGATGTGCGGGCATCCATCCGAGTGGAACGCGGCTGGATGGCGCTCTCGGTGGAATGGCGCGGGCAGGTGGTGCTGGAGCCGGTTCCTTCGACCGAAAACGGCCAGCTCACCTGGTCGGGCACGGACCACGCGAATCGCGCGCCATCCAGCCAACTTCCACCGGATCCTCTGCGTATACTTCAGGTGCGGCCGGAGGCGCTCGAATGGGTCGCCGGCAGCCCGTACGCTGCCGTGAAACAGGCGGTGGCGACCATTGATCTGCCACTGGTTCGCGCCATGGTGCAGCGCCTTGGCGGCGACCTGCGGCTTGATGCCGAGGCCGGGCTCGACGCCCAATCGCAGGAAATCCGCCTCGTATTTCCCATCACCGCGTGA
- a CDS encoding MoxR family ATPase encodes MTTTAASDTARLIEAVHQLRAQIARRVVGQDAVVEEILMALVAGGHALLVGVPGLAKTLMIRSVADAMQLVFRRIQFTPDLVPSDITGTEILEESTSGHRAFRFVQGPVFANIVLADEINRAPPRTQAALLEAMQEHSVTAAGQTMRLPEPFFVLATQNPIEQEGTYPLPEAQLDRFLFDIRVGYPSEADEVSILRATTGTATGAITPVFTGEDALALQRAVRALPCSELLLQYAARLVRASRPQEGQGPALVRQYVRWGAGPRAGQALILGAKASALLAGRAAVSPADIRRVAMPVLRHRILTNFAAEADGVSSEPVVEALLAHVAPPSSALGD; translated from the coding sequence GTGACCACGACGGCGGCGTCGGATACCGCGCGTCTCATCGAGGCCGTCCATCAACTGCGCGCGCAGATCGCGCGGCGCGTGGTGGGGCAGGATGCGGTGGTGGAAGAAATCCTCATGGCCTTGGTGGCGGGTGGTCACGCGTTGCTGGTGGGTGTGCCGGGGCTCGCCAAGACGCTGATGATCCGCTCGGTGGCGGATGCCATGCAATTGGTGTTTCGTCGCATCCAGTTCACGCCGGATCTTGTGCCCAGCGACATCACCGGCACGGAGATTCTCGAGGAGAGCACCAGTGGGCACCGCGCCTTTCGCTTCGTACAGGGGCCGGTGTTTGCCAACATTGTGCTGGCGGACGAGATCAATCGCGCACCGCCGCGCACGCAGGCCGCGCTGCTCGAGGCCATGCAGGAGCACAGCGTGACGGCGGCCGGCCAGACCATGCGTTTGCCGGAGCCGTTCTTCGTGTTGGCCACGCAGAACCCCATCGAGCAGGAAGGCACGTATCCGCTGCCTGAAGCGCAGCTCGATCGCTTTCTGTTCGACATTCGCGTGGGCTATCCGAGTGAAGCGGATGAGGTATCGATTCTCCGCGCCACCACGGGAACGGCCACTGGTGCCATCACGCCGGTCTTCACGGGCGAGGATGCGCTGGCGCTGCAGCGCGCCGTGCGCGCACTGCCCTGCAGTGAGTTGCTGCTGCAGTACGCCGCGCGCCTGGTGCGCGCTTCGCGTCCGCAGGAAGGCCAGGGGCCGGCCCTGGTGCGGCAATATGTGCGCTGGGGGGCCGGGCCACGCGCGGGGCAGGCGCTCATCCTCGGTGCGAAGGCGTCGGCGCTGCTCGCGGGTCGCGCTGCCGTGTCGCCTGCGGACATCCGGCGTGTGGCCATGCCGGTGCTGCGGCATCGTATTCTCACCAACTTTGCGGCCGAGGCCGACGGGGTGTCTTCTGAGCCCGTCGTGGAGGCCTTGCTGGCCCATGTGGCGCCGCCCAGCAGCGCCCTTGGCGACTGA
- a CDS encoding DUF58 domain-containing protein, whose amino-acid sequence MTPELSAYGPLLDALRGVRWPARRAVGAAPPGGHRSTQRGTAGEFTEYRGYRQGDDPRTLDWKLLARSDRAFVKVSEDRALLTTWVLLDAGARMAYPADGRTRSKWDMACQLAMGLVAVAHAAADPVGVLVATASGPLRLSPRTRRGTVADAARTLSGVRAGGGAGVGANNGDSRLAPLLATVAPRSRVVVLSDALSDLDALLKTAASQVIGGTMLDFVHVVAREELDPPAGVHLARDPVDRAREAVLPARGRSSYTQNFAAFRADVAARWRAIGAGYREVCTDDDAARAVRAVIAGVPAS is encoded by the coding sequence ATGACCCCTGAGCTCTCCGCCTACGGTCCACTGCTCGACGCGCTGCGCGGCGTGCGCTGGCCGGCGCGTCGCGCGGTGGGTGCCGCGCCGCCAGGAGGCCATCGCTCCACGCAGCGCGGGACGGCAGGTGAGTTCACGGAGTATCGTGGCTATCGCCAGGGCGATGATCCGCGAACACTGGACTGGAAGCTGCTGGCGCGCAGCGACCGGGCCTTCGTGAAGGTGAGCGAGGATCGCGCGCTGCTCACCACCTGGGTGTTGCTCGACGCCGGCGCCCGCATGGCGTATCCCGCCGATGGGCGCACGCGCAGCAAGTGGGACATGGCCTGTCAGCTCGCCATGGGCCTTGTGGCGGTTGCGCATGCGGCGGCTGATCCGGTGGGCGTGCTGGTGGCCACGGCATCGGGGCCCCTACGACTTTCCCCGCGCACACGTCGTGGTACGGTGGCCGATGCGGCACGTACCCTGTCCGGTGTTCGTGCTGGTGGCGGTGCTGGTGTCGGTGCGAACAATGGCGACTCGCGTCTTGCGCCGCTGCTGGCCACCGTGGCGCCGCGCTCCCGGGTCGTGGTGCTGAGCGACGCATTGAGTGATCTCGACGCGCTGCTCAAGACTGCGGCCTCCCAGGTGATTGGTGGGACGATGCTGGACTTCGTGCATGTCGTGGCGCGCGAAGAGCTCGATCCACCGGCCGGAGTGCATCTGGCCCGTGATCCGGTGGATCGTGCGCGTGAAGCGGTGTTGCCGGCGCGCGGGCGTTCGAGCTACACACAGAACTTCGCGGCGTTTCGTGCTGACGTCGCCGCGCGCTGGCGGGCCATCGGTGCCGGCTATCGCGAAGTCTGCACCGACGACGATGCCGCGCGTGCGGTGCGCGCGGTGATTGCGGGGGTACCGGCGTCATGA